Proteins from a genomic interval of Burkholderia cepacia GG4:
- a CDS encoding DUF4126 domain-containing protein: protein MIEAISLGAGLAWASGLRLYLTVLIAGVLARVGWLHLPDTLAVLMSPWVIGAAAVLAVTEFLADKIPAFDSLWDAVHTFIRIPAGAVLAAGALGHADPTVLAVAGLAGGSLAGAAHVAKAGTRALINLSPEPISNWVASSTEDGLVFGGLALAFFVPLAFLVLLAAFIAASAWALPRLWRGVSGGFRGMANHMVTRLNSIGGKRD from the coding sequence ATGATCGAAGCCATTTCGCTCGGCGCGGGGCTCGCGTGGGCGAGCGGGCTGCGCCTTTACCTGACGGTGCTGATCGCCGGCGTGCTCGCGCGGGTCGGCTGGCTTCATCTGCCCGATACGCTTGCGGTCCTGATGTCGCCGTGGGTCATCGGCGCCGCGGCGGTGCTCGCCGTCACCGAATTCCTTGCCGACAAGATTCCCGCGTTCGATTCGCTGTGGGATGCCGTACACACCTTTATCCGCATTCCGGCCGGCGCGGTGCTTGCCGCCGGTGCGCTCGGCCATGCCGATCCGACCGTGCTTGCGGTCGCCGGGCTGGCCGGCGGTTCGCTCGCCGGTGCCGCGCACGTCGCGAAGGCTGGCACCCGCGCGCTGATCAACTTGTCTCCCGAACCGATTTCGAACTGGGTCGCGTCGTCCACCGAGGACGGGCTCGTGTTCGGCGGCCTTGCGCTCGCATTCTTCGTCCCGCTTGCGTTCCTCGTGCTGCTCGCGGCGTTCATCGCGGCGTCGGCCTGGGCGTTGCCGCGCCTGTGGCGCGGCGTGTCAGGCGGTTTCCGCGGCATGGCGAACCACATGGTGACGCGGCTCAACTCGATCGGGGGCAAGCGCGATTGA
- a CDS encoding ABC transporter permease produces MTARDWRAGELTLLVLALVLAVAALTSVGFLADRLRQGLERDARQMLGADFVVRADHPVDPSFDREARALGLRTATTAIFPSMIASVTGGAASDAAPARLAAVKAVSPGYPLRGAVEIVPAGAAAAHKATAIPAPGTVWADPALLDALHLKAGATVRVGLRTFTVAASISRELDRGFSFVNFSPRLMMRADELAATGLTGYGSRVTYRLLVAGEQPAVARFETYAHGRVDGGKLRGVGLESLQEGQPQVRQTLDRARHFLTLVALLTALLAAVAIAMAAQRYMRRHLDGCATMRCLGVSRRTLGALFALEFVGIGVVSGVAGALLGYGGHWALLAALGGLIDVVLPPPTLWPALVGVGAALVLLLGFALPPLAPLTRVPPVRVLRRDWGDASRTAWAAYALGVVLFAGLLIVAAGNLKLGLIVTGGFAGALVGFALIARLVLYAAARAVRNARVAAGIGWRYALASLHRRGTASALQITALALGLMCLLLIAITRNDLVAGWQQSTPPDAPNQFLIDIQPDQRDAVAAYLSAHGVRDAVPAPMVRGRLVSINGKPVNPDAYPSDEARRLVDREFNLSYTTELPSDNRIVAGDWFGTAAVPQISIEDGLAKMLNVKPGDTLRFDVTGLTVDAPITSVRKLDWGSFRVNFFVLMPPPVLKDFPAVYLTSFHLPASDAALLDPLIARYPNLTAIDVAPILAQLQRMMLQVVGAVQFLFAFTLAAGLLVLYTALAGSRDERVREAALLRALGASRAQVNAVQRAEFIVVGALAGALASAGAIAVGWVLASRVFDFQLAVDPWLVPAGIAAGVACAGAAGWLSLHNVLLRPALQSLRDA; encoded by the coding sequence ATGACCGCGCGCGACTGGCGTGCCGGCGAGTTGACGCTGCTCGTGCTGGCGCTGGTGCTCGCGGTCGCGGCGCTGACGAGCGTCGGCTTTCTCGCCGACCGGCTGCGCCAGGGGCTCGAGCGCGACGCGCGCCAGATGCTCGGCGCCGACTTCGTGGTGCGCGCCGACCATCCCGTCGATCCGTCGTTCGATCGTGAGGCGCGCGCACTCGGCCTGCGCACCGCGACGACTGCAATCTTCCCGAGCATGATCGCGTCCGTCACGGGCGGGGCCGCGAGCGACGCGGCGCCTGCGCGCCTCGCGGCCGTAAAGGCCGTGTCGCCCGGGTATCCGCTGCGCGGCGCGGTCGAAATCGTGCCGGCCGGCGCCGCCGCGGCGCACAAGGCGACCGCGATTCCGGCGCCCGGCACCGTGTGGGCCGATCCCGCGCTGCTCGATGCATTGCATCTGAAGGCGGGTGCCACCGTGCGCGTCGGGCTGCGCACGTTCACGGTCGCTGCGTCGATTTCCCGCGAACTCGATCGCGGCTTCTCGTTCGTCAATTTCTCGCCGCGGCTGATGATGCGCGCGGACGAACTTGCGGCGACGGGGCTCACCGGCTACGGCAGCCGCGTCACGTACCGGCTGCTCGTAGCCGGCGAGCAGCCGGCCGTCGCGCGCTTCGAAACCTATGCGCACGGGCGCGTCGACGGCGGGAAGCTGCGCGGCGTCGGCCTCGAATCGTTGCAGGAAGGCCAGCCGCAGGTGCGGCAGACGCTCGATCGCGCGCGCCATTTCCTGACCCTCGTCGCGCTCCTGACCGCGCTGCTCGCGGCGGTCGCAATCGCGATGGCCGCGCAGCGCTACATGCGGCGCCATCTCGACGGCTGCGCGACGATGCGCTGCCTCGGCGTGAGCCGCCGCACGCTCGGCGCGCTGTTCGCGCTCGAATTCGTCGGCATCGGCGTCGTGTCGGGCGTTGCGGGCGCGCTGCTCGGCTACGGCGGCCATTGGGCGCTCCTGGCGGCGCTCGGCGGCCTGATCGACGTGGTGCTGCCGCCGCCGACGCTGTGGCCGGCGCTCGTCGGGGTCGGCGCCGCGCTCGTGCTGCTGCTCGGCTTCGCGCTGCCGCCGCTCGCGCCGCTCACGCGCGTGCCGCCGGTGCGCGTGCTGCGGCGTGACTGGGGCGACGCGTCGCGCACCGCGTGGGCCGCGTATGCGCTCGGCGTCGTGCTGTTCGCGGGGCTGCTGATCGTCGCCGCGGGCAACCTGAAGCTCGGGCTGATCGTCACGGGCGGGTTCGCCGGCGCACTGGTCGGCTTCGCGCTGATCGCCCGGCTCGTGCTGTACGCGGCGGCGCGCGCGGTACGCAACGCGCGCGTGGCCGCGGGCATCGGCTGGCGCTACGCGCTCGCGTCGCTGCACCGTCGCGGCACGGCCAGTGCGCTGCAGATCACCGCGCTCGCGCTGGGGCTGATGTGCCTGCTGCTGATCGCGATCACGCGTAACGATCTCGTCGCCGGCTGGCAACAGTCGACGCCACCCGATGCGCCGAACCAGTTCCTGATCGATATCCAGCCCGACCAGCGCGACGCCGTCGCGGCCTATCTGTCCGCACACGGCGTGCGCGACGCGGTGCCCGCGCCGATGGTGCGCGGCCGGCTCGTCTCGATCAACGGCAAGCCGGTGAACCCCGACGCGTATCCGTCCGACGAGGCGCGCCGGCTCGTCGACCGCGAGTTCAACCTGTCGTATACGACCGAGTTGCCGTCCGACAACCGGATCGTCGCAGGCGACTGGTTCGGTACCGCGGCCGTGCCGCAGATCTCGATCGAGGATGGTCTCGCGAAGATGCTGAACGTGAAGCCGGGCGACACGCTGCGCTTCGACGTGACCGGGCTGACGGTCGACGCGCCGATCACCAGCGTGCGCAAGCTCGACTGGGGCTCGTTCCGCGTCAACTTCTTCGTGCTGATGCCGCCGCCGGTGCTGAAGGACTTCCCGGCCGTCTACCTGACAAGCTTTCATTTGCCGGCATCGGACGCCGCACTGCTCGATCCGCTGATCGCGCGCTACCCGAACCTCACCGCGATCGACGTCGCACCGATCCTCGCGCAACTGCAGCGGATGATGCTGCAGGTGGTCGGCGCGGTGCAGTTCCTGTTTGCGTTCACGCTCGCGGCCGGCTTGCTCGTGCTGTACACGGCGCTCGCCGGCTCGCGCGACGAGCGTGTGCGGGAGGCCGCGCTGCTGCGCGCGCTCGGCGCGTCGCGCGCGCAGGTCAATGCGGTGCAGCGCGCGGAATTCATCGTGGTCGGCGCGCTGGCCGGCGCGCTGGCGTCGGCGGGCGCGATCGCGGTCGGCTGGGTGCTTGCGTCGCGCGTGTTCGACTTCCAGCTCGCCGTCGATCCCTGGCTCGTGCCGGCCGGCATCGCGGCCGGCGTCGCGTGCGCCGGTGCGGCCGGCTGGCTGAGCCTGCATAATGTGTTGCTGCGCCCCGCGCTGCAGTCGCTGCGCGACGCATGA
- a CDS encoding group II truncated hemoglobin: MTDVNDDAPSQPTAFELVGGETRVREMVDRFYDLMDLEPEFAEIRALHPASLDGSRDKLFWFLCGWLGGPDHYISRFGHPRLRARHLPFPIASVGRDQWLRCMAWAMEDVGLPEPLRERLMHSFYDTADWMRNRPG, translated from the coding sequence ATGACCGATGTGAATGATGATGCACCGTCGCAGCCGACGGCGTTCGAGCTCGTAGGCGGCGAAACCCGCGTGCGCGAGATGGTGGACCGCTTCTACGACCTGATGGACCTCGAGCCCGAGTTCGCGGAGATTCGCGCGCTGCACCCGGCGTCGCTCGACGGCTCCCGCGACAAGCTGTTCTGGTTCCTGTGCGGCTGGCTCGGCGGCCCCGACCACTACATCAGCCGGTTCGGCCACCCGCGGCTGCGCGCGCGGCACCTGCCGTTCCCGATCGCGTCGGTCGGGCGCGACCAGTGGCTGCGCTGCATGGCGTGGGCGATGGAGGACGTCGGGTTGCCCGAGCCGCTGCGCGAGCGGCTCATGCATTCGTTCTACGATACGGCCGACTGGATGCGCAACCGGCCCGGTTGA
- a CDS encoding alanyl-tRNA editing protein gives MTTQALFRDDAYLTQCDAVVAAVGDDGIRLDRTVFYPLGGGQAGDSGTLTLPDGSTIAVADTRKAKFDGATPDDVVHVPAAGQDARIAALAPGARVVADIDWLRRYRHMRLHTAAHLMCAVLPYPVDGCSVTADYVRLDFATSDAIDRVDVERRLAGLVHGAHPVTTEWITDAEMVERPDLVRTMSVKPPLGLGRVRLLRIEGVDLQPCGGTHVRNTSEIGDLRVARLEKKSARTRRLVLEFA, from the coding sequence ATGACAACCCAGGCACTGTTTCGCGACGATGCGTACCTGACGCAATGTGACGCCGTCGTCGCGGCGGTCGGCGATGACGGCATCCGGCTCGATCGCACCGTGTTCTATCCGCTCGGTGGCGGGCAGGCCGGCGACAGCGGCACGCTGACGCTGCCCGACGGCAGCACGATCGCGGTCGCCGACACGCGCAAGGCGAAGTTCGACGGCGCCACGCCCGACGACGTCGTGCACGTGCCCGCCGCCGGGCAGGACGCGCGCATTGCGGCGCTCGCGCCCGGTGCGCGCGTGGTGGCCGACATCGACTGGCTGCGCCGCTACCGCCACATGCGGCTGCACACGGCCGCGCACCTGATGTGCGCGGTGCTGCCGTATCCGGTCGACGGCTGCAGCGTGACGGCCGACTATGTGCGGCTCGATTTCGCGACGTCGGACGCAATCGATCGCGTCGACGTCGAGCGCCGCCTCGCGGGGCTGGTCCACGGCGCGCATCCGGTCACGACCGAATGGATCACCGACGCGGAGATGGTCGAGCGGCCCGACCTGGTGCGCACGATGAGCGTGAAGCCGCCGCTGGGTCTCGGCCGCGTGCGCTTGTTGCGCATCGAGGGCGTGGACTTGCAGCCGTGCGGCGGCACGCACGTGCGCAATACGTCGGAAATCGGCGACCTGCGGGTCGCCAGACTTGAAAAGAAGAGCGCCCGGACCCGGCGCCTCGTACTGGAGTTTGCATGA
- a CDS encoding DUF924 family protein — MTIDSLTDSATTLDPQAREILDFWFGEPDSAGFGRTRKVWFNGGAAFDDVLRTRYGALLDAACDGACDRWADTPPGALALIVVLDQFSRNIHRGTPRAFVADPKALALARRVVAAGWDAQLPSGHHRAFAYLPFEHDESDESQREAVRLCAGIREEAGCASYYEFALRHAAVVERFGRFPHRNAILGRASTDEEQAFLREPGSSF; from the coding sequence ATGACGATTGATAGCCTGACGGACAGCGCCACGACGCTCGATCCGCAAGCGCGCGAGATTCTCGATTTCTGGTTCGGCGAGCCGGATTCGGCCGGGTTCGGCCGGACGCGCAAGGTATGGTTCAACGGCGGCGCGGCGTTCGACGACGTGCTGCGCACGCGTTACGGCGCGTTGCTCGACGCCGCGTGTGACGGCGCCTGCGATCGCTGGGCCGATACGCCGCCGGGCGCGCTTGCGCTGATCGTCGTACTCGACCAGTTCTCGCGCAACATTCACCGCGGCACGCCGCGCGCGTTCGTCGCCGATCCGAAGGCGCTGGCGCTCGCGCGCCGCGTCGTCGCGGCCGGCTGGGACGCGCAGCTACCGAGCGGCCATCACCGTGCGTTCGCGTACCTGCCGTTCGAACATGACGAGTCTGACGAGAGCCAGCGCGAGGCCGTGCGTCTGTGCGCGGGCATCCGCGAAGAGGCGGGGTGCGCGAGCTACTACGAGTTCGCGTTGCGGCATGCGGCCGTGGTCGAGCGCTTCGGTCGCTTCCCGCACCGGAACGCGATTCTCGGCCGTGCGTC